From the Ipomoea triloba cultivar NCNSP0323 chromosome 8, ASM357664v1 genome, the window tattagctataacttttgacgtGAGTGGCAAATGCCTGATAATCCTAACAAAGAATaagattttcttttgtttttttgaggTGGTAGGAGAAGTGAAAGTGCAAACCAAGTATAATGCGCACCATGAGTCACATAGACTTGCAGACTATAGGAGAAAAATTAAAGATTGGGTCCGGGAGCTCCACCATGAAGGACCCCATATGCCTGCaacttctttaatttttgtttttaatttttatattttatttgttttaattttctctGAGTGCTCTgcaaaaacaatatttttatgGACAGAAATTGGAATCAGATTGATGGGCTCTTCCTTTAATCATTTCTCTTAGCTTTCTCATCTGGTCTATGTTAGTGTAAAATACACACAAGATAATAAAGCAACCATTTTTAAAAGGAGTGGCTGAAGCTACCAGcctctcttctttttctttacaCCCTAATATAAGTACTAAAATGTCCatatattaaaatgtttgaacGATTAAACCTTGATGACGGTCCTAAGTTTTTTGTTCATTAAGATGTTGTCTCTAAGTGATACATACAATCTTTTAAAGGTTATAGCTGTTAGCGAGTCTGAGTGTTTGACTAGCTGATAACATTAGTtggttgtagaaagatgtttggtaaattagctgttagctgatagctgattacatccAAAATGACCTTTTaagggtataatttattttctcaaaaagttggtCGAAAAAGCttctttgagcaactttttgaattttaacgttTTAAAGTAATAAGTTGTTATAAAAAGCTTATTAAacaaacactcatattggttgtttaatcaagtcaaataactaataatgatcaaataagtcaaaattgattgataaattATGTTACTAAACACGGCCTTCGTAACTTTTAATAGTGTGGACCAAAAATGACTAATCATGAGTAATTGAGAGGGTAAACTTGAATTGCATACCAATAAATAAGTAATTAGGAATAAATACAAGGGACTAAAATACTTCATGCATAAGATTACtctaagggggcgtttggttcaagggATCTAACATTACCCTGGTAATTTGAGAAAGGTAATGTTAGATTACCATGTTTGGTTTAGGTAATCTGAGAGGCTAAGTAATATAAGATGACTGCCACGTATGAAATGGGGTATGTTTGAGGTAATCTGATTACCAAGTTTTGTGAAATGGGGTATGTTTGAGGTAATCTGATTACCAAGTTTTGGttaggtaatgtgagattactTTTTAATATTCCAAAATTGCCCTCAACTATCCTTCTTTTATTCATCAGACACAGACAATACATGATGCTGGGAAATGGAAATTGAATGGAAAATTAAATGGTGATTGATAAAACTAGATTGCATCTTAACAGTACGTACTTTTATgcattccattattattattgttgacaggataattgggcatccgACCCGGAATCACTGGCAGGACccaaaagcaaaacaattgtcgttcaaactacccaagataCCTCACTCCTCAgtatcaatgctcaacggttcaactcatcagcattgatgcccaacgttcagcccctcaacattgatgtccaacgttcaactcctcagcattgatacccaacgttcagctcaaggcattaatgctcaacggctcctcagcccttggcattaacgctccattactgagctgaaggagataaaaaggctcacaacacttGTAGAAGGGGACTTCTtacgacacttcttactaaacagaacaacactcaactcattttgtacactgagcactgcactcaatattgtactcaaatattcaaacactgtatcaacattacattcaaataatataccggtaacacattattaccgtcaattattattattattattattattattattattgtcattattgttattattagaaGCATCTTGTTAAATTTTgaactatgaaaaataaaaagagactTGCAATTTacacttttcaatttttatgaGGGCATTTATGTAATTGATGTAATATAACCTAAAACATAACcttcaaacaaacaaattaatattGCATTCCTACaactttaaccaaacacatcaggtaatcttacattcctaAAATCTCACATTGCCTTCCTgcaggtaatcctattacctggggtaatctaagattctgtgaaccaaacagcCCCTAAGGTCAAAGGGATTCAAAACCTTGTCACTTAAGGAGTTTCTCCTCAACGTACCATTAAATCAAACATCGGTGAGTATCTTGTTCTAAATTTTACTATgtcatcttaattaatttttctttttgtgtgaTGACCCAATTAAACTGTTacgatattttaaatttcagaatatatatacatcttttaagttttaactaaTAGGATGCACCAAAATAACTAATCACGAATAATTCCGTaactgaaaatattttttaccaGTAAATACTCAGGAATCAAAATTTACCACTTAAAGAGTTTCACCTCAACTACTAAATTAAGGGGCGGCGATTACTAAATTAGGTGGTGGTGGACGGTGGAGATGAGAATGTTATCAAGAATATTATAAGGAAGCTAGGAGAAGACTTTGTTTAGCATCCAACTTCATGCATAATCAACCCTAACTTTCTAATGAATATTTATAGAAATAGGGAtaacaatataaattaaaacatgCAAGCTAGCTAAGGTGGTCACGTATCAGATTTCGGCGATACGAATGTTGAAAACCACAGTTcacaaaaattaatgtatatgtgtgtatatagaAGGGGgggaatatatatgtatataattcaAGAATCAATTTGCTTTATTAAGAAAAGCACCATTGCTTTCACTTTCATTTACTTAATAAATCTTTTGGGCAATTGATTAATGGCACAGCTTTCTATCACAAGGGCATGTCTTCAATTccttcctttattattattattttaaaaaataaattctaccCACATATTTCCTCAACCTGCTAATTAGGACCGCACACCGAGACTAGTCATATATGTCCATGCCGAGTGAAATCTCAAGGGCAGTAAAACACTTTATCATGAGTTTTAAGGTAGCTACATTCATGGCCGAATTTTGGCCTGTACAAAATGCCAATAGCACAGGACCTCAATTTTTAGAGGactcaatatttatttttgacatagttacttaagaaataaaaaaaaatctgtaattAATCCTAAAACTCGTCAATTTTGTCCCAAATCACTTTTCTCTCCTAATAATTAAAacctaattaattgagcatGCCACATGCAAAACCGTTCTGTTTCCCCAACGGcacaaatgaaaaataatatataaataaaaatcatatattttacaatattgatTTTAAAGATTGTGGCTTATACTTTTGGTAGATcttcatttatttacaagaacggggctacaaaaatctaaaaactgACCCTGACCATGATCATATTTTCTAAGTTCAAATCAAGACCTTTAGTTAAGTTGGAAGAGACTTATGTCAACTCATCTATATACTCCATAAGCTCCCTTTATTTTCTTGttctctaagttttttttttaaaaaaaatgttctcTTGTTACAGCTGCTAGAGAGGCAAAAAAGCATATATGCTCCAACAGGGAGCATGTATATCCTATGTTTTTTTTGAGTGGAAAGTGACAAGTGCACCCACAATTCTGGATCAGattttaatgtagtttaatCTGAAGGGTCAAATTCATTTTCCCATTTATCATTACAAACTTTGAGTTGAGTTACATCAATGGATCTTCGCATCCAAGAAATTAACACTCGAACactcttgtattttttttctgcTCGATATGAAGATTAtaactttataatatattaaaaacacaGAATATCAAACCATATTTATTAGTAATATCTTCAGTAGGAGAGATTATGTTCTGATACcttactaaaataaattatcagATGTAAGACTCAGAATACTGACGAACTTCTTTCCCCATTGTGTTAGAAGGACATTgactaaaatttaatatatgtatatgtgcatTTGTGCTGTATTTTTGTGGCTATATAAGTAGAAGGACACCAATAATACTTCAACAGTTCCAATAAAGATTACAGctaattaatatgttaattatggAATCTTTAAAAGGCTCAAGAAATTGTATATAAAAGATACCCTATTGGAGACAACATGCAGAATTGcagttaaaaaataattttttttttttttgtaaatgaataaattaagaATTGAAAAGGTGATTGAATGCATATGTAAAGTTACGTTCTTGATTTTGACTGAGATTATAGTTAAATCTTATGAGTTAAGTTAAGGTCGGTAAATATATATAGCTTTTTAAGCTACCAACCAACACTGATGTTACGTTTTTTTGTATGTATTACATAAGAacaatcaaatttattaatacaGAAATTTGTAAGTAAATTACTAAAATTCGTAAATAAACATTGGAATCAATATATATTTAAGATATATATTTAAGTTATAACTATTTAATCTGTTGCTAAATTTATTGTtatctaaatattttattatagtgCTAGTTAATTAGGTATAACCAATGTTTAATTGTATTGAATACGGAATAATATTAATGTCAATATATAGTCAAATACACAatgcaaaattaaatattatacatttttttttgaatactactaactctattacaatgcagtatctgttcataactactttctcaacctattgaagcacaagagtaagcattgcctccactgaggctcgaaagGTTAAATATTATACATAGATATACTTAGTACGAAAGGTTATGGTGTAGTTTGACACGGTAAAAtcctaatattaaaaaaaaaaaaaatcgacatgtTTTACCATCGGCAGTTTGAAAATTAAGAAAGGAAACCTAATCAACCAAAATTTTCAAGCATCGACAAAAGTGGTTGCCTGGTAGCTAGGTATTCACACAGATGGTTTGGTCAGTAATACCAAGATCACATCGAAGTTATTTTGTGGAGGTTAAAAGTGGTTGAAAACACAATTTCTCACTGAAAACTCACAATCTTTTATCTCGAATTTGCAGCAGTGCAAAGTTGGCTCACATAAAAGTGAAACCCCTCTGATGAGAAATATATCTCGAGTTACTCGACGAGTATCTACTCAGTGTATACTCCTTGGGTCACAAGGAACAATTCCCGACCGGAACCGACCTGACCAAAAGAAATTATTGTGAGTTCGTCACTGAATATCTGCTTAGTGAGTCTCGCGGGAAACTGTACTCCAACAAAGAACACCTAGAGAGTGGGCATGTCAGGAATCTAGACCCACGTGTATTAATCTGTAAGGCTGTCGACCACCCCATTGCATGTCTAACACGTGGCGGGCATGTCGGGCGGCCGGCATGTGCTCCCCTATAAACCTCTGACCCTCAGTCTTAACTACCCGAGCTACTATATCCTAACTTTACTCTAATTCGTATTTCAGTACATATATCCGAGAGTATTTACACAACTCTCGACCCAAGAATCCCAAAAGTGAAATTCTTAATCGCAAAGACTCCCGGCCTAGATATCGAACTGACAGGAATTTAATAGCAGAATGAAAATTTGGATGACAGAGATTTCATGGGACAGTAAAATAGATCTTGAGCATCAAAGTTGAGGGTATATGGAACAGACGTGAGGGGAAACCACTCGGCCTAATCGGGTGTCGTCATGTTATTCCATTTTCATCTGATCCCAGCATTtggtataatatattttttctctgaTCTTTATCACAGTAGTATAGTATAGTAGTACTGCAACTTTGCATCAATCCCACGTACGTACTCTCACAATTCACACAAAATGGACGCCGGTAATCCCCTCCTTTTTCTCCCATCTTTGCTTAGCAGACATCTAGGATAGGATCTCATCTGCCCGCACCAATTTAATGAATTGAAGCTCCTCCAAGGATTTGTTTCTTGTCTTTGACCCTCTACAGCAGCAGCAACTTGGGCGATTTCATGTTTTATCACAAAGATATGATCCATTAACACTTCTGCCCAGATTTCACCTCACACAATTGAATCATCAGACCTGAAAACACACAAGTAATGTCACAGAggttttagatatatatatatatataaaaccttAAACAAATGCCAAACATGTTCCTCTTGAGAGAAAACAGTTGCAACCAAGCTAAGGATGTTGTTTTGTAGAAAATCCACAGTTACTATCTGAGGATGGGCACTGAGAAAATCCCGAACTTGTGACCCAAGCTAGTTGGCAAAAGAAGTTGTTCATAACTGACCGGTTTAATCTTAATCGTCAAAGAAcgtaaaccagcttaggttgtccatagctgaccaCCGGCTCAACCTTAGCTGGCAAAGGACGTAAATTCTCAGTTTAGGTTGCATATAGCTGACCGCTAGCTCAACTTTAGCTGGCAAAGGACGTAAACCAGCTTAAGTGGCATATAGCTGACTGTTCAAGTCAAGAAGGTCAATTAGTCATTTCTGTTCGGAGTTGAACTTGAGTCAAGAATCATATTAACTTGGTTGAGGTTGTCCTGTTTTGTAGTGATCTTTATGAGTGGCTTGTTTATCATCCCCCACTTGCTATTGTTGGGTGTGAAGCTGCATGATGATCCACACacctccccaaaaaaaaaaatggactgCTAAAAAGAAACTGATCTCtacacacaagatatatgagagagagggagaggatGCCAAAATGATAAGGAAGGAGAGAAGGTTAATGAAAGGAGATTAGTTTAAATAATTGGGTTTAACACAAGTGTTAGAatagtttgaaaaaaaagagGTGGGGCTCCACCAGGTGGGAAAATAACTCCAAAAAAGGCTTGGTCTACATCACACAGAATTTTAAACACACTAAGATTGAGATCCTCATTGTGTGCCTgtgtttatatatgtgtgtctgTCCAATTCACTTTGGCAAGCCAAGTTAAAAGCACCACTTTAACTTCCTCTCCTTCATTCCCCACTCATCATCCACCCCCAAACTCCCATCTCTACAACCCAAACTTCTTTGGCTCAGCTTGGCGATGCCCGCCCTCCACTCCGTAGCGCCAAAGCCCGAGAATTGTAGTCCTCAGAGTATGGATTCAGCGACGACGAACCAGCCTGCAGATGCTGCACCTGATGACAAGCCCTGCCTGGCTTACCCTTTGCAGACCAATACACAATCCTTCCTTCAAAGAGCCTTGTACCCCATAGCCTTAAAGGTATagtatctctctctctttttttcacTAATGCATGCACTAGCATCAAACTAGCCTGTCACTGTGTGTGGAGCAGCCTTAAATCTCCAGACCAGCTGTCTCGCCTTAGAGGTGGCTACAATTCAGTATGGAACAGACTTAAATCTCCAGGCCGACTGTCACACCCTTAGAGGTGCCTACAGTTCAGCAAGGGGATAAGTCACTGTGTCTGACAGTGGATATCCCGGGTTAaatgcacatatatatgtatatatatagctagctagctagcctATATCAGCAAATTTTGTCAAGATAGTGTCATCAAGAAACTATTCATCAGTGTGGTGTATTTCTGCTGATTTTGTGAAACCATGATGTTCCAGTTTGAAGAGGTTGTGTACAAGGTTGGAGGGGAAGACAAGGGATCATGCTGCACGGGGAAATCGAGCACGAGAGAGAAGACGATTCTGAATGGAGTGACAGGCATGGTGTGTCCAGGGGAGATACTAGCCATGCTAGGTCCATCAGGGAGTGGGAAAACCACCCTGCTAACGGCCCTGGGAGGGCGTCTCTATGGCAAACTATCGGGGAAGATCACCTACAACAGCCAGCCGTTTTCTGGCTCCATCAAGCGCCTAACAGGATTCGTGGCGCAGGATGATGTTCTATACCCGCATCTGACAGTGAAAGAAACGCTTCTCTTCACAGCCCTTCTAAGGCTTCCCCAGAGCCTAACCCGGGAGGAGAAAACGCAGCATGTGGAGAGTGTGATCACAGAGCTGGGATTGAGTAGGTGCAGAAACAGCATGATTGGAGGGCCACTTTTTAGGGGAATTTCAGGTGGGGAGAAGAAAAGGGTGAGCATAGGCCAAGAGATGCTAATAAACCCAAGCTTATTGCTTCTAGATGAGCCTACTTCCGGGCTCGATTCCACCACAGCTCTCAGGATCATCACCACCATCAAGCGGCTCGCCATGGGAGGCAGAACCGTGGTCACCACGATCCACCAGCCGTCTAGCCGCCTCTACCATATGTTCGATAAGGTCGTCTTGCTTTCAGAAGGCTGCCCTATCTATTATGGCTCTGCACCAAATGCCCTCGAATATTTCTCTTCTATCGGTTTCTCTACGCCTCTCACTGTCAATCCAGCTGATTTAATGCTTGATCTTGCTAATGGTAAGCTCAAATTCCATCCTTTTTTGTACTGAAAGCGACAAAATTAGTATTCAGGCGCGTGGTTTAAGACAAGTTCTGAAATTTCAGGGATAAAACCGGACTCCAGCAATGTAATAGAGCAAGGGAACAGCACAGAACAGGAGCGCCAATCTGTTAGAGAAACTCTCTTATCTGCTTATGACAAGAACATTTCGACAACGTTGAAAACCGAGCTATGCAATCTGGATTCCCACAGCTACAACTATGCAGTGGATGCTTCTAGAAGTAAGTTTCCGATTCCTCTTCTATGTTTCTTGCAAATCAGCTGCATAGACTGCCGAGGTTTCTGCCATTctggaattatatatatatctctcgaGCTGGTGATCCAGACGTTAATGTCTTGGCGTCTGATGATGCAGGATCTCAAGCAAAAGGAGATCAGTGGTGCACAAGCTGGTGGCATCAATTCAAGGTCCTCCTTATGAGGGGGCTGAAAGAGAGGAGATATGATGCCTTCAACAGGCTAAGGATCTTCCAAGTCATAAGCGTCGCTTTTCTTGCCGGGCTTTTATGGTGGCGCACTCCAACTTCCCACATTGCAGACCGAGTAAGCGCCACtccatatcattttttttttccttgcattGAAATTGAGGGACTGAAAGGCCTGGCAGtagagaataacaaccacccgccaggCAGAAGCAGattcctaatattcaacacaTATGCTAACCATAAATGACCATCTCAGCTCGATTTTCTAGcaaacttttttttgaataagatTTTCTAGCAAACTAATCTCCTACGATTTAACTTTCTTCGTGCAGGTCGCAATGCTATTCTTTTTCGCTGTGTTTTGGGGCTTCTACCCACTCTACAATGCAGTTTTCACATTTCCTCAGGAAAGAAGAATGCTAATCAAAGAAAGATCCTCAGGAATGTACCGCCTCTCGTCCTACTTTCTGGCGAAAACAGTGGGAGATTTGCCACTAGAATTGGCATTACCAACAGCATTCACCTTCATCCTATACTGGATGGGAGGGCTCAAAGCCGAGCCTCTCACCTTCACCCTATCCCTTCTAATAGTCCTCTTCAGCGTCCTCGTTTCCCAGAGCCTTGGACTGGCGTTTGGCGCAATTCTCATGGATGTAAAACAAGCCACGACGCTAGCATCAGTCACAACGCTAGTCTTCCTGATAGCGGGGGGATACTATGTTCAGCAAATCCCCCCATTCATTCTTTGGCTCAAATACTTGAGCTACAGCTTCTACTGCTTCAAGCTCCTCCTCGGGGTTCAGTACAACGATAACGACTACTACGAGTGCTCGAAAGGACACTACTGCCGCGTTGCAGAGTTCGCCGCTGTCAAAGCTGTAGGCTTCAACCATTTGTGGGTGGATGTGTCCATTATGGCAATGATGCTCGTGGGCTACCGGTTTATCGCCTACCTAGCACTCCACCGTGTTCGATGAAGCCCATCAGCATCAGCAGAAAAGACGATAATAACAACACTCTCAACAAAGAAGCCAGTTAGAAGACGAGTTTTACATCCCTTCAAACTGATCAGTAATAATGTAGAACTTAGGTTATAAATTATAATCCCCCCCATTGCCAGATTTTGATCATATACCCcaccccccccaaaaaaaaaaattaggattCCACAATCACTCTGGCAATGACTTTACATCAGACTGACCCAAAAGCTCAACTGTTCTGTGAAATAAACCAGTTGTTATAAACAGAACAAAGATGCATAATGCTGTGATAAAGTAAAAGATGGGAATCCACTAACCTTGAAGCCTCAAGTCATGAAGTGCTCAGCATATCTGCACTCAGAATCCTTGTGGGGTCTCTGAAATCACACAAAAACTGCTTTAAAGTAATAAGTTTTCACATTTCCATTGACTGCATAAAGAGAGAGCATTTCCCACAAATGACTCATTAGTTTAGTTCTGTCTAGATGATGTCTCCCTACTTTTATGAATAATCTTCTCCCTAATTCCAtgtttttttctctattttgtTCCTGTCCTATGATATCATTTTTATCCATAAAAGAgatgaaaaacaagaaaaaaaataaaatggttCAGTACTTCAATTTGATGTGTCCATCCAAAATTCAAACATTAAACCAAAGAAAAGTGCAATCTTAGTGTCAATCAAGATCAAGTGTTTACGGG encodes:
- the LOC116027766 gene encoding ABC transporter G family member 14-like, which gives rise to MPALHSVAPKPENCSPQSMDSATTNQPADAAPDDKPCLAYPLQTNTQSFLQRALYPIALKFEEVVYKVGGEDKGSCCTGKSSTREKTILNGVTGMVCPGEILAMLGPSGSGKTTLLTALGGRLYGKLSGKITYNSQPFSGSIKRLTGFVAQDDVLYPHLTVKETLLFTALLRLPQSLTREEKTQHVESVITELGLSRCRNSMIGGPLFRGISGGEKKRVSIGQEMLINPSLLLLDEPTSGLDSTTALRIITTIKRLAMGGRTVVTTIHQPSSRLYHMFDKVVLLSEGCPIYYGSAPNALEYFSSIGFSTPLTVNPADLMLDLANGIKPDSSNVIEQGNSTEQERQSVRETLLSAYDKNISTTLKTELCNLDSHSYNYAVDASRRSQAKGDQWCTSWWHQFKVLLMRGLKERRYDAFNRLRIFQVISVAFLAGLLWWRTPTSHIADRVAMLFFFAVFWGFYPLYNAVFTFPQERRMLIKERSSGMYRLSSYFLAKTVGDLPLELALPTAFTFILYWMGGLKAEPLTFTLSLLIVLFSVLVSQSLGLAFGAILMDVKQATTLASVTTLVFLIAGGYYVQQIPPFILWLKYLSYSFYCFKLLLGVQYNDNDYYECSKGHYCRVAEFAAVKAVGFNHLWVDVSIMAMMLVGYRFIAYLALHRVR